The Candidatus Nanosynbacter featherlites region ACCATTTTGGTACAAATACCGTAAACTGCCGTGACCGTGAAATCTGTGACGATGCGTTAACATTCTCTTAGTATACCAAATACCACTCCGATATACATCAGGAGTGGTATCAGATCATCGAGCGCACTAAGTATTATTTACAGTGCAATCCGTGCACGACCTTTTAGGCGGCGTCGCTTCAAAACAGCGCGACCAGCCTTTGTAGAAACACGTGCTCGAAAA contains the following coding sequences:
- the rpmH gene encoding 50S ribosomal protein L34, with the protein product MPKRTFQPHKRHRARTHGFRARVSTKAGRAVLKRRRLKGRARIAL